Proteins from one Monodelphis domestica isolate mMonDom1 chromosome 6, mMonDom1.pri, whole genome shotgun sequence genomic window:
- the LOC100012448 gene encoding glucosamine-6-phosphate isomerase 1, with protein MKLIILDNKPQACEWAAKYIRNRIILFSPGPDKYFTLGLPTGNTPMGCYKKLIEYYNNGDLSFKYVKTFNMDEYVGLPRDHPESYHSFMWNNLFKHIDIHPENTHILDGNAADLQAECDAYEEKIKAAGGIELFLGGIGYHGHIAFNEPGSSLVSRTRVKTLAMDTILANARFFNGDLSKVPKLALTVGVGTVMDAREVMILITGAKKAFALYKVTEEGVSHMWTVSAFQQHPRTIFVCDEDATLELKVKTVKYFKGLMLVHNKLVEPLYSIKEKETEKSQPAKKPYSD; from the coding sequence ATGAAACTCATCATCCTGGATAATAAACCTCAGGCCTGTGAATGGGCTGCTAAGTACATCAGAAACCGAATCATCCTGTTTAGCCCAGGGCCAGACAAGTATTTCACCCTGGGACTTCCCACTGGGAATACCCCTATGGGGTGCTACAAGAAGCTGATTGAGTATTATAATAACGGAGACCTGTCCTTTAAGTATGTGAAGACATTTAACATGGACGAGTATGTGGGCCTCCCCCGTGACCACCCTGAGAGCTACCATTCCTTTATGTGGAACAACCTCTTCAAGCACATTGACATCCACCCCGAAAACACCCACATTCTGGATGGGAATGCAGCTGATCTGCAGGCTGAATGTGATGCTTATGAAGAGAAGATCAAGGCGGCTGGAGGGATTGAGCTATTTCTTGGAGGTATTGGCTACCATGGGCATATTGCCTTCAATGAGCCTGGCTCAAGTCTGGTGTCTAGGACGCGCGTGAAAACTCTGGCCATGGATACTATCCTGGCCAATGCTCGGTTCTTTAATGGAGATCTCTCAAAAGTCCCTAAGCTGGCTCTGACAGTGGGTGTAGGCACAGTCATGGATGCCAGAGAGGTCATGATCTTAATTACAGGGGCCAAAAAGGCATTTGCACTGTATAAGGTCACTGAGGAGGGGGTAAGTCACATGTGGACCGTGTCTGCCTTCCAGCAGCATCCCCGTACAATATTCGTGTGTGATGAAGATGCCACACTGGAGCTTAAAGTGAAAACTGTCAAGTATTTCAAAGGGTTGATGCTTGTTCATAACAAGCTAGTAGAACCACTATAcagtataaaagaaaaagaaacagagaaaagccAACCTGCCAAGAAGCCATATAGTGACTAA